A region of Maridesulfovibrio sp. DNA encodes the following proteins:
- a CDS encoding tyrosine-type recombinase/integrase: MKVEPITSMKDVKNIKRLLQDHPRNLLLFVMGINSGLRTQDILTLRVKDMLDKKIGGRIVVTEKKTGKQNVTIINKEIADTFQNYLEHCGCEVDEDQFLFQSRKGRKGNYPITTYRVTGLLKEWTAAINLKGNYGAHSLRKTFCYHQRVHFGVSWELLSKRLNHSSPSVTRRYIGVQDEEVEEILLNNI; encoded by the coding sequence ATGAAAGTTGAACCTATCACTTCAATGAAGGATGTTAAAAACATTAAGCGGCTGCTTCAGGACCATCCCAGAAACCTGTTGCTATTCGTGATGGGCATTAATTCAGGTTTGAGGACTCAGGATATTCTGACACTACGCGTCAAGGATATGCTGGACAAGAAGATTGGCGGCCGGATCGTGGTCACTGAGAAGAAAACCGGAAAACAGAATGTAACCATCATCAACAAAGAAATTGCTGACACGTTTCAGAACTACTTAGAACATTGTGGATGCGAAGTTGATGAAGATCAGTTCCTTTTTCAGAGCCGTAAAGGCCGCAAAGGGAACTACCCAATAACGACCTACAGGGTGACCGGGTTGCTGAAGGAGTGGACGGCTGCAATCAACCTGAAAGGCAACTACGGTGCTCACAGCCTCAGAAAAACATTTTGTTACCACCAAAGAGTTCATTTCGGGGTGTCATGGGAATTGTTGAGCAAGCGTCTTAACCACTCCAGCCCAAGTGTTACTCGCCGCTACATCGGTGTTCAGGACGAAGAAGTTGAAGAAATCTTGCTGAACAATATTTGA